One Aspergillus oryzae RIB40 DNA, chromosome 2 genomic window carries:
- a CDS encoding methionyl-tRNA formyltransferase (predicted protein) yields MLWQLPRHVSSAGPRGALFRGPAPLHHTLLAGRTRTGVTLQTLDLKDFDHGVILQQTPSPGFEIPNPESCTVPELLNLVAPKGAEILVDGIRKGLFVPPVHDAGWRSPEEHESLIHAAKIKPEDRHIDWANWTWLDISRRIRVLGPLWSKALVINDATANPSSFQYRRVIFTEMEEVEPMKGSEAYAVVPGLPFVDGAHPIESRQGKGVYVFTQDGKLLRINQMKVEGEQNADALRAALKARMVGGRTFSSNGSDYTPFYNPLQ; encoded by the exons ATGCTTTGGCAGCTCCCACGCCATGTTTCTTCCGCGGGGCCCCGGGGCGCTCT CTTCCGTGGTCCCGCTCCGCTCCATCACACTCTTTTGGCTGGTAGAACTAGGACTGGGGTCACTTTGCAGACCCTGGATCTCAAGGATTTCGACCACGGGGTCATTCTACAGCAGACCCCGTCACCCGGATTCGAGATCCCAAATCCCGAGTCATGTACCGTACCTGAACTCTTAAACCTTGTTGCTCCTAAGGGAGCCGAGATCCTTGTCGACGGTATCCGAAAGGGCCTGTTTGTTCCTCCAGTACATGATGCCGGCTGGCGTTCGCCAGAAGAACATGAATCCCTGATACATGCAGCTAAGATCAAGCCCGAGGACCGCCATATCGACTGGGCAAATTGGACCTGGTTAGATATCAGCAGGCGGATTCGTGTACTGGGGCCTTTATGGAGCAAGGCTTTGGTAATCAATGATGCGACAGCTAACCCTTCGTCCTTTCAATACCGGCGGGTGATTTTCACCGAGATGGAGGAAGTTGAACCGATGAAAGGAAGCGAAGCGTATGCTGTGGTCCCAGGCCTACCCTTTGTGGACGGCGCTCATCCCATTGAGTCtcgacaaggaaaaggcgTCTACGTATTCACACAAGATGGCAAACTTCTCCGCATCAACCAAATGAAAGTTGAGGGCGAACAGAATGCGGACGCCCTTCGCGCCGCTCTCAAGGCGCGGATGGTTGGTGGTCGCACATTTTCCTCGAATGGCTCGGACTATACTCCATTCTACAATCCACTGCAATGA
- a CDS encoding uncharacterized protein (uncharacterized conserved protein) — MAPLFAKRLTCFYCGRRSAQTEKGSIRKWRCNACEAINYLDEKGQIADPPAADTNPNVYGSDVSSTPFESTDITGSGLFCAQCIRNQHLFTSALAAYFPPTDDPNYGAYEQEYPKFRKNLEERYPQVCAKCEPRVKDRIRQAGYEAKSDHLRRMMDRSKAGRAARHARKWNWRSLLLYAGAMTYWASVAGQLSWNLVGALATDELLRDPDDLLTPASIVKCVQQTLETRRMPSYCFVDLAPYAGLSLVAGIISAWYNPKLRFKVEGRAGRFVGLGEYYQVQLIVMVVRCVFWALLRDPSANGLQSNLPPTLHTFMFIFTALSSLFYSLGALRSMTLALW; from the exons ATGGCTCCTCTCTTCGCAAAGCGATTAACTTGCTTCTATTGCGGGAGACGGTCTGCACAGACTGAAAAAGGCTCTATCCGCAAATGGCGCTGTAACGCTTGTGAGGCAATAAATTACCTGGATGAA AAAGGACAAATCGCGGACCCCCCAGCAGCAGATACAAATCCTAATGTCTACGGTTCGGATGTATCGAGTACCCCTTTCGAGTCGACTGATATTACGGGCTCCGGTCTATTCTGCGCGCAATGCATCCGAAATCAGCATCTTTTCACGAGTGCTCTCGCCGCATATTTCCCGCCAACAGACGATCCAAACTATGGCGCATACGAACAAGAATACCCGAAGTTTCGGAAGAACCTTGAAGAACGGTATCCGCAAGTATGCGCCAAATGTGAGCCCAGGGTGAAAGACCGCATCCGCCAGGCAGGATACGAGGCAAAATCAGACCACCTGAGACGTATGATGGATCGTAGcaaagctggaagagcagcaaggcATGCACGCAAATGGAAttggaggagcttgttgcTTTATGCTGGCGCCATGACTTACTGGGCTAGTGTTGCTGGCCAACTCTCCTGGAATCTAGTGGGCGCTTTAGCTACTGATGAATTACTACGGGACCCGGATGATCTTCTTACACCAGCGTCCATCGTAAAGTGTGTCCAGCAAACATTAGAGACGCGCCGCATGCCAAGTTATTGCTTCGTTGATCTGGCACCTTATGCCGGCCTGTCTCTTGTAGCAGGCATAATTTCTGCCTGGTATAACCCGAAACTGCGCTTCAAGGTTGAAGGGAGAGCTGGCCGCTTCGTCGGTCTAGGAGAATACTACCAAGTCCAACTCATTGTCATGGTAGTGCGATGTGTCTTTTGGGCTTTGCTTAGAGACCCTTCGGCAAATGGTTTACAGTCGAATCTTCCCCCGACCTTGCATACGTTTATGTTCATATTCACTGCTTTG TCTAGTCTGTTCTATTCTCTAGGCGCATTGCGCAGTATGACACTCGCCCTCTGGTAA
- a CDS encoding uncharacterized protein (predicted protein), with translation MDWTPSVQHNVTPTVSVHQRERKSVLDGPLPFYGSLPAAPKPPSWNLRNQPVQRQKPIEQVVERNPFHRTPAQPSSPWARNNGPFDTAFAPPKFFPMSDHAASTGLESLFDKAFTIKSPEDEDHGAWQSQQQTTNTRPHQSVDLHSYFIFQYLRLGLLLSSIAAWLVSQYGHISLPGDCIEVASLGSASLIAGFALLEALKQPLAQWNGMEILVYFAELVAAVHLGGNLPHVSYERHYFDRYGKLLLIFMTVQEALGLLSLYRFSSAISSGQVPQANQNQPPPAGLPSTSPRLENSSGQGLQSVTTQQSVPPLSFSSTVTGSSFSAQTPEARRHHHFPSYDGGHQDYSFSLKSLKGDESDVSDPLDRDSDTETTVTTATTATNATIRNIRYGRSGSDAFLSPRRSELGPGIGGLSLDDEPSRRMTRSQTQKLRRFPGRGNVRTK, from the coding sequence ATGGATTGGACACCTTCTGTACAGCATAATGTCACACCTACTGTGAGCGTGCACCAGAGAGAGCGGAAATCTGTTCTCGATGGACCTTTACCATTCTACGGATCTCTACCCGCCGCTCCTAAACCTCCGTCATGGAACCTGCGTAACCAGCCTGTTCAGCGCCAGAAACCCATCGAACAGGTTGTTGAGCGCAATCCGTTCCACCGTACTCCAGCCCAACCCTCGAGCCCCTGGGCGCGGAACAATGGCCCCTTTGATACTGCATTTGCACCTCCGAAGTTCTTCCCCATGAGTGATCATGCCGCCTCAACCGGGCTAGAAAGTCTGTTTGATAAAGCTTTCACCATAAAATCgcctgaggatgaggatcaCGGCGCATGGCAATCACAACAGCAGACGACGAATACTCGTCCCCATCAATCTGTCGACCTGCATAGTTATTTTATCTTTCAATATCTCCGACTGGGATTGCTTCTGTCCTCTATCGCTGCTTGGCTCGTATCCCAGTATGGCCATATCTCTCTACCCGGTGATTGTATTGAAGTAGCTTCCTTGGGTAGCGCGAGCCTTATTGCCGGATTTGCGCTACTTGAAGCCCTAAAACAACCTCTCGCTCAGTGGAACGGTATGGAAATACTTGTTTATTTTGCAGAGCTCGTGGCAGCAGTTCATCTTGGAGGAAATCTGCCGCACGTTTCTTACGAACGACACTACTTCGACAGATACGGAAAGCTCCTTTTGATATTCATGACAGTTCAAGAGGCTTTGGGGCTACTCTCTCTCTATCGTTTCTCGTCGGCCATCAGCAGTGGGCAAGTGCCGCAAGCGAACCAAAACCAGCCACCACCTGCCGGCCTCCCCAGCACGTCCCCTAGGCTCGAGAATAGCAGCGGTCAAGGACTTCAGTCGGTTACCACGCAGCAATCTGTGCCgccgctttctttctcctcgaCTGTGACTGGATCTAGCTTTTCAGCCCAGACGCCCGAGGCTCGGCGCCATCATCATTTCCCGTCGTATGACGGCGGCCACCAGGATTATAGTTTCAGTTTGAAAAGCTTGAAGGGCGACGAATCTGACGTGTCGGACCCGCTGGACCGTGACTCCGATACCGAAACTACGGTGACGACAGCTACTACGGCCACGAATGCCACAATCCGGAATATTCGCTATGGACGAAGCGGCAGCGACGCGTTCTTATCACCAAGACGGTCCGAACTTGGACCCGGCATCGGCGGTCTCAGCCTTGACGACGAACCTTCCCGGCGAATGACCCGGAGTCAAACTCAGAAGCTACGGCGCTTCCCCGGGCGTGGGAATGtcagaacaaaatga